From a single Chitinophaga sp. Cy-1792 genomic region:
- the leuC gene encoding 3-isopropylmalate dehydratase large subunit, with translation MGKTLFDKIWDSHIVMSKPGHPDAVYINTHFIHEVTSPQAFDGLRKRSIPVFRPAKTRATADHNVPTMDQHLPIKEALSRHQVEMLTKNTAEFGVELYGLGHPYQGIVHVIGPELGITLPGMTIVCGDSHTSTHGAFGAVAFGIGTSEVEQVLATQCILQYKPKRMKIEVNGQLKKGVLSKDIILYIISKISASGATGYFVEYAGDAIRSLSMEARMTICNMSIEMGARGGMIAPDDITFEYIKGREFAPKGEVWDQSLAYWKTLYSDADAQFDTVLTFDAADIEPQITYGTNPGMGMGITRNIPSLEQIEEKERPSFKKSLDYMDLQPGSELLGKKIDYVFIGSCTNSRIEDLRLVADFVKGKQKAEDVVVWIVPGSKQVEAQAKAEGIDKVLTAAGFQLREPGCSACLGMNEDKVPAGMYCISTSNRNFEGRQGPNARTFLASPLTAAAAAITGRVTDVRELV, from the coding sequence ATGGGAAAAACGTTATTTGACAAAATCTGGGACAGCCACATCGTGATGAGTAAACCTGGTCATCCGGATGCAGTGTACATCAACACACACTTTATCCACGAGGTAACCAGCCCTCAGGCATTCGATGGCTTACGTAAAAGAAGCATCCCGGTTTTTCGTCCTGCCAAAACAAGGGCTACCGCCGATCACAACGTTCCGACAATGGATCAGCACCTGCCTATCAAGGAAGCACTCAGCCGCCACCAGGTGGAAATGCTGACCAAAAACACGGCCGAATTCGGCGTGGAACTGTATGGTCTGGGCCATCCTTACCAGGGTATCGTTCACGTAATCGGCCCTGAACTGGGTATTACCCTTCCTGGCATGACCATCGTTTGCGGCGACAGCCATACCTCTACCCACGGTGCCTTCGGAGCTGTAGCCTTCGGTATCGGTACCTCAGAGGTAGAACAGGTTCTGGCCACCCAGTGCATCCTGCAATACAAGCCTAAACGCATGAAAATTGAAGTGAACGGCCAGCTGAAAAAAGGCGTTCTCTCCAAAGATATCATCCTGTATATCATCTCTAAAATATCTGCATCCGGTGCTACCGGCTACTTTGTGGAATATGCCGGCGACGCTATCCGCAGTCTCAGCATGGAAGCACGTATGACCATCTGCAACATGAGCATCGAAATGGGTGCCCGTGGTGGTATGATCGCTCCGGATGACATCACCTTCGAATATATCAAAGGTCGTGAATTCGCTCCTAAAGGGGAAGTATGGGACCAGTCACTCGCTTACTGGAAAACCCTCTACTCCGATGCGGACGCACAATTCGATACCGTACTCACCTTCGATGCGGCGGATATCGAACCACAGATCACCTATGGTACCAACCCGGGCATGGGTATGGGCATCACCCGCAACATCCCTTCCCTGGAGCAGATTGAAGAGAAAGAAAGACCTTCTTTCAAAAAATCGCTGGACTATATGGACCTGCAGCCAGGATCCGAACTCCTCGGCAAAAAAATCGATTACGTGTTTATTGGTAGCTGTACCAACTCCCGCATCGAAGATCTCCGTCTGGTAGCCGACTTCGTGAAAGGCAAACAGAAAGCGGAAGATGTGGTGGTATGGATCGTACCGGGTTCTAAACAGGTAGAAGCACAGGCAAAAGCAGAAGGTATCGATAAAGTACTGACTGCCGCCGGATTCCAGCTACGTGAACCAGGTTGCAGTGCCTGCCTCGGTATGAACGAAGATAAAGTTCCTGCCGGCATGTATTGTATCTCTACCTCTAACCGCAACTTCGAAGGCCGCCAGGGTCCTAACGCCCGCACCTTCCTCGCCAGTCCGCTGACAGCTGCTGCTGCCGCTATCACCGGCCGCGTAACCGATGTAAGAGAACTGGTTTAA
- a CDS encoding class I SAM-dependent methyltransferase yields the protein MDQWNADLYKTKHNFVFEYGNSLIEWLNPQPGESILDLGCGTGELTAQLAETGANVTGIDGSPKMISSAKAHFPNVNFAVADATNFELHQQFDGIFSNATLHWVREKEKAIERMYAHLRQNGRLVLEMGGKGNVNSILRELEYVMQQKGYTYQPFWYFPSPGEYATLLEKAGFTVEKILYFERPTKLADPETGISTWLEMFGDHFFAQVPEKDKQEILQQVQEEVGPALTREGNLYADYVRLRVVAVKK from the coding sequence ATGGACCAATGGAATGCTGACTTATACAAAACCAAACACAACTTCGTGTTTGAATATGGCAACAGCCTCATTGAATGGCTGAACCCACAACCTGGTGAATCCATCCTGGACCTGGGTTGCGGAACTGGTGAGCTTACCGCCCAACTGGCCGAAACCGGCGCCAACGTTACCGGTATCGATGGTTCGCCAAAAATGATCAGTAGTGCCAAAGCACATTTTCCAAATGTCAACTTTGCAGTTGCTGACGCCACCAACTTTGAACTGCACCAACAGTTTGATGGCATCTTCTCCAATGCCACCCTGCACTGGGTGAGAGAAAAAGAAAAGGCCATCGAACGGATGTACGCACATCTCCGCCAAAACGGACGACTGGTACTGGAAATGGGCGGCAAAGGCAATGTAAACAGCATCCTCCGCGAACTGGAATATGTAATGCAGCAGAAAGGTTATACCTATCAGCCGTTCTGGTACTTCCCTTCTCCGGGTGAATACGCTACCCTGCTCGAAAAAGCAGGATTTACCGTAGAAAAAATTCTCTACTTCGAAAGACCTACCAAACTGGCGGATCCTGAAACAGGTATCAGCACCTGGCTAGAGATGTTCGGTGATCATTTCTTTGCCCAGGTACCTGAAAAAGATAAACAGGAAATCCTGCAGCAGGTACAGGAAGAAGTAGGACCTGCCCTCACAAGAGAAGGTAATTTATATGCAGACTACGTCCGCCTCCGGGTGGTCGCCGTCAAAAAATAA
- a CDS encoding ribonucleoside-diphosphate reductase small subunit — protein MNNENEILLKENKDRFVLLPINYPKIWEQYKKHEASFWTAEEIDLGSDLKDWANLNDGERHFISHVLAFFAASDGIVNENLAVNFMSEVQIPEARCFYGFQIMMENIHSETYALLIDTYVKDPVEKDRLFHAIDTVPAVRKKADWALRWIENGSFAERLVAFAAVEGIFFSGSFCSIFWLKKRGLMPGLTFSNELISRDEGLHCEFACLLYSMLENKLSEEQVHAIISNAVEIEKEFITDALPVDLIGMNSRLMQQYIEFVADRWLSELGYNKIFNASNPFDFMEMISLQGKTNFFEKRVGDYQKAGVLGGTKESQTFSLEEDF, from the coding sequence ATGAACAACGAGAATGAAATTCTTTTAAAAGAGAACAAGGACCGTTTTGTGTTATTGCCAATTAACTATCCTAAAATATGGGAACAGTATAAGAAGCACGAAGCGAGTTTCTGGACAGCCGAAGAAATTGATCTGGGAAGCGATTTGAAAGACTGGGCAAACTTAAATGATGGCGAGCGTCATTTTATTTCTCACGTACTTGCATTTTTTGCTGCCAGCGATGGTATCGTAAACGAAAACCTCGCCGTTAACTTCATGAGTGAAGTTCAGATCCCTGAAGCACGCTGCTTCTACGGTTTCCAGATCATGATGGAAAACATCCACTCTGAAACATATGCCCTGCTGATCGATACTTATGTTAAAGATCCGGTAGAAAAAGATCGTTTATTCCATGCTATCGATACCGTTCCTGCTGTAAGAAAAAAAGCAGATTGGGCATTACGCTGGATCGAAAATGGTTCTTTCGCTGAAAGACTGGTAGCTTTCGCCGCTGTAGAAGGTATCTTCTTCTCCGGTAGCTTCTGCTCTATCTTCTGGCTGAAAAAACGTGGCCTCATGCCAGGACTGACCTTCTCTAACGAGCTGATCAGTCGCGATGAAGGCTTACACTGCGAATTCGCCTGTCTCCTGTATTCCATGCTGGAAAACAAACTGAGCGAAGAACAGGTGCATGCCATCATCAGCAATGCAGTAGAAATCGAAAAGGAATTCATCACGGACGCACTCCCAGTAGACCTGATCGGAATGAACTCCCGCCTGATGCAACAATATATTGAATTCGTAGCCGACAGATGGCTCTCTGAACTGGGATATAACAAAATATTCAACGCCAGCAACCCATTTGATTTCATGGAAATGATTTCCCTCCAGGGTAAAACCAATTTCTTTGAAAAACGTGTAGGCGACTACCAGAAAGCGGGCGTACTCGGTGGTACTAAAGAATCACAGACCTTTAGCCTGGAAGAAGATTTCTAA
- a CDS encoding OmpA family protein, translating to MIRNIAGVCVGLMIISTAAKAQEFGIGLSGGLQGLQYKAAGQNSKIQPGGILDIGYTFPLGKKINLISGITIGNYVTKISLGDGQTLSAYQIDDAGSAFRFDVTPTGYTEKQKFLAAGIPVLLQYHTLGKTQWYINAGAKLLFPFSVKYDASANQLVLSGYYPDYNVELHDLPQHGFGTVSNWKSNGGLTLKPAVTLSAATGFSFALSNLRLYTGLYMDYGLNDIHEKATDGALVAYSPTSITDVKGNSVLKLNSVDNARLVSFGLQVKLGIPSRRTIKIESSSGPGCTVVPPPAPVKDTIVMVKQPEAVHVVKEEQKMLPAPVKKEITPAEVAVINRPMAFGKLGQIEVPDGAKERLDSVANILSSYPDVNILIIGHTCDIGSQATNLKVGEARAKAAAAYLISKGVAASRIETKSEGEAHPLVPNTSEENRRKNRRVTIVLQ from the coding sequence ATGATTAGAAATATAGCAGGTGTTTGTGTTGGTTTGATGATCATATCAACTGCCGCCAAAGCACAGGAATTTGGGATAGGCCTCAGTGGCGGATTACAGGGGCTACAATACAAAGCCGCCGGACAAAACAGTAAAATCCAGCCGGGAGGAATCCTCGATATCGGATATACGTTTCCGTTAGGAAAGAAGATTAATCTCATCAGTGGTATCACTATTGGTAATTATGTTACAAAGATTAGTCTGGGAGATGGACAAACATTATCTGCCTACCAGATAGATGATGCAGGGTCTGCATTCAGATTTGATGTAACGCCTACCGGTTATACGGAGAAACAGAAATTTCTCGCCGCAGGCATACCGGTATTGCTGCAATACCATACATTGGGCAAAACGCAGTGGTACATCAATGCCGGCGCTAAATTGCTGTTTCCTTTCAGCGTGAAATATGACGCCAGTGCCAATCAACTGGTGCTGAGTGGCTACTACCCGGATTATAATGTGGAGCTGCATGATCTCCCCCAGCATGGATTTGGAACTGTCAGTAACTGGAAGAGTAACGGCGGACTTACGCTCAAACCAGCTGTTACCCTCAGTGCCGCCACCGGGTTCAGTTTCGCGCTAAGTAACTTACGTTTATACACAGGCCTCTACATGGACTACGGCCTCAACGACATTCATGAAAAGGCCACTGATGGCGCTTTGGTGGCATACTCCCCCACCAGCATCACCGATGTAAAAGGCAATAGTGTGTTAAAGCTGAACAGCGTAGATAACGCCAGACTGGTGAGTTTTGGGTTGCAGGTAAAATTAGGTATTCCTTCCAGACGGACTATTAAAATAGAATCATCTTCAGGGCCAGGCTGCACCGTAGTGCCGCCACCCGCACCAGTGAAAGATACTATTGTCATGGTAAAACAACCGGAGGCAGTACACGTGGTAAAAGAAGAGCAGAAAATGCTGCCGGCACCAGTTAAGAAAGAAATCACCCCGGCAGAAGTTGCGGTGATCAACCGGCCGATGGCATTCGGTAAATTGGGACAGATAGAAGTTCCGGATGGCGCAAAAGAACGACTGGATAGTGTTGCGAACATTTTAAGCAGTTACCCGGATGTGAATATCCTCATCATCGGACATACCTGTGATATTGGTAGTCAGGCGACCAACCTGAAAGTGGGTGAAGCCAGAGCAAAAGCAGCGGCGGCTTACCTCATCAGCAAAGGCGTGGCGGCCTCCAGGATTGAAACTAAATCTGAAGGAGAAGCCCATCCGTTGGTACCGAATACTTCGGAAGAAAACAGAAGAAAGAACAGAAGGGTAACGATTGTGTTGCAATAG
- the leuD gene encoding 3-isopropylmalate dehydratase small subunit, whose product MSKIFQHLVSSAVPVPIENIDTDQIIPARFLKATTRDGFGENLFRDWRFEADNTPKADFVLNNPIYSGKILVGGKNFGCGSSREHAAWAIADYGFKVVVSSFFADIFKNNALNNFILPVQVSEDFLDKVFKAIEQDPKAELEVDLENQFIKIKATGEQENFDINPYKKTCLLNGYDDIDYLLSLRKEIETYEQSRPFNF is encoded by the coding sequence ATGAGTAAAATATTTCAACACTTAGTTTCTTCTGCGGTACCTGTACCGATCGAAAATATAGATACAGACCAGATCATTCCTGCACGCTTCCTGAAAGCAACTACCAGAGATGGTTTCGGTGAAAACCTCTTCCGCGACTGGCGCTTTGAGGCAGATAATACGCCTAAAGCCGATTTCGTTCTCAACAATCCTATCTACAGCGGTAAGATATTAGTTGGCGGTAAAAACTTTGGTTGCGGCTCCTCCCGCGAACATGCTGCCTGGGCAATCGCTGACTACGGCTTTAAAGTAGTAGTGAGCAGCTTCTTTGCAGATATCTTCAAAAATAACGCGCTCAATAACTTCATCCTGCCGGTACAGGTGAGCGAAGATTTCCTGGATAAGGTTTTCAAAGCCATCGAACAGGATCCGAAAGCGGAGCTGGAAGTAGATCTCGAAAACCAGTTCATCAAAATTAAAGCTACCGGTGAACAGGAAAACTTCGATATCAATCCTTATAAAAAAACATGTCTGCTCAACGGATACGATGATATCGACTACCTGCTGAGCTTACGTAAGGAAATCGAAACCTACGAACAATCCAGACCATTCAATTTTTAA
- a CDS encoding ATP-binding cassette domain-containing protein — protein sequence MSDPVITLSSIRKSYQDIPVLDIPHLSLGHGIYWLKGENGAGKTTCMKVMAGLLPFKGDIIINGTVNSLGQPVAYRRLINYAEAEPLYPAFLTGKDLVNLYLNTKGGDGRSMQEIQSVLGVDNFVNNPVSSYSSGMLKKLSLMLAFSGNPAIILLDEPLITIDTRTVATLYELINQYHSRGVTFCITSHQPLDPAKVTINGTLTIHNRNITLN from the coding sequence ATGTCCGATCCGGTTATTACATTATCATCAATCAGAAAAAGTTACCAGGATATCCCTGTACTGGATATTCCCCACCTGTCCCTGGGCCACGGCATCTATTGGCTGAAAGGCGAAAACGGCGCCGGTAAAACCACCTGTATGAAGGTGATGGCTGGTCTGCTGCCTTTTAAGGGAGATATTATAATAAATGGTACAGTGAATAGCCTCGGACAGCCGGTGGCCTACCGCCGACTCATCAACTATGCGGAGGCCGAGCCATTGTATCCGGCCTTTCTGACCGGCAAAGACCTGGTAAATCTCTACCTGAATACCAAAGGGGGAGATGGCCGGAGCATGCAGGAAATCCAATCTGTGCTAGGTGTGGATAACTTTGTGAATAACCCTGTAAGCAGCTATAGCAGCGGGATGCTGAAGAAATTGAGTCTTATGCTGGCTTTTAGTGGCAACCCGGCTATTATCCTCCTGGATGAGCCCCTGATCACCATCGATACGCGCACCGTAGCCACACTTTATGAGCTGATTAACCAGTATCATAGCAGGGGAGTAACCTTTTGTATTACCAGCCATCAGCCGCTGGACCCCGCAAAAGTTACCATCAACGGAACACTGACCATCCACAACAGAAATATTACGCTGAATTAG
- the leuB gene encoding 3-isopropylmalate dehydrogenase, giving the protein MGVEKKILVIPGDGIGQEVTAWGQKVLETIAKNYGHTFHFEEGMMGHVAIEATGEPLPDSTLDRARNSDAILFGAIGHAKYDNDPTLKVRPEQGLLKIRKELGLYANLRPIKLFDELLEASSIKPEILRGADILFFRELTGDVYFGEKKRTEDRNTASDLMIYHRYEVERIARKAYEAARTRRKKLCSVDKANVLEASRLWREVVQEIAKEYPDVETEHMFIDNAAMQLIKDPKRFDVVLTGNLFGDILTDEASQIAGSMGMLASASVGDKVGFYEPIHGSAHDIAGKGIANPLASILSAALMLDISFGLKTESQRVIKAVEATLRQGYRTMDIANKHTENEFIMGTDAMGAKVLENLN; this is encoded by the coding sequence ATGGGCGTTGAAAAGAAAATATTAGTAATTCCAGGTGATGGAATCGGACAGGAAGTAACAGCCTGGGGACAAAAAGTACTGGAAACCATCGCAAAAAACTATGGCCATACTTTCCATTTCGAAGAAGGTATGATGGGACACGTAGCCATCGAAGCTACCGGTGAACCGCTGCCGGACAGTACGCTGGACCGTGCCAGGAACAGTGATGCGATCCTGTTTGGTGCGATTGGACATGCGAAGTATGACAACGATCCTACCCTGAAAGTAAGACCAGAACAGGGCCTCCTGAAAATCCGCAAGGAACTGGGATTATACGCTAACCTGCGTCCGATCAAATTATTCGATGAGCTGCTGGAAGCTTCCAGTATCAAGCCTGAAATCCTCCGTGGTGCTGATATTCTCTTCTTCCGTGAGCTGACTGGTGATGTATATTTTGGTGAGAAGAAAAGAACAGAAGACCGTAATACTGCTTCCGACCTGATGATCTATCATCGGTATGAAGTAGAGCGTATTGCCCGTAAAGCCTATGAGGCAGCACGTACCCGTCGTAAGAAATTATGTTCTGTTGATAAAGCCAATGTGCTGGAAGCCAGCCGTCTGTGGAGAGAAGTAGTGCAGGAAATTGCGAAGGAATATCCTGATGTGGAAACAGAACATATGTTCATCGATAACGCAGCGATGCAGCTGATCAAAGATCCTAAACGTTTTGACGTAGTACTTACCGGTAATCTCTTCGGAGATATCCTGACCGATGAGGCTAGCCAGATTGCTGGTTCTATGGGTATGCTGGCATCTGCATCTGTAGGTGATAAAGTAGGTTTCTACGAGCCTATCCATGGTTCTGCGCATGATATTGCCGGTAAAGGAATTGCCAATCCGCTGGCATCTATCCTTTCAGCAGCGCTGATGCTGGATATCTCTTTTGGTCTGAAGACTGAATCACAACGTGTGATCAAAGCGGTGGAAGCTACACTGCGTCAGGGCTACAGAACAATGGATATCGCCAATAAGCACACGGAGAACGAATTTATTATGGGTACAGACGCGATGGGTGCGAAAGTCCTGGAGAACCTGAACTAA
- a CDS encoding 2-isopropylmalate synthase encodes MDKNRVYVFDTTLRDGEQVPGCQLTTVEKIEVAKKLEALGVDIIEAGFPISSPGDFQSVVEISKAISEPVICALTRANTKDIDAAAEALRFAKRGRIHTGIGSSDMHIKYKFNSTRDEILQRAVDAVKYARKFTDDVEFYAEDAGRADNEYLARMIEAVIAAGATTVNIPDTNGYCLPDQYGAKIKYLMDHVSNIDKAIISVHCHNDLGLATANTIAGIQNGARQVECTINGIGERAGNTSLEEVAMILKTHHALGYHTNINSKGIYEISNMVSTMMRMPVQPNKAIVGRNAFAHSSGIHQDGVLKHRENYEILNPEDVGINSNAIILTARSGRHALKHHLERLGYKIDKINLDEVYERFLVVADNKKEISDADLLQLMGDGDAKVYDDKGIKVTLLQVVCGDPLRPMATVKLLINGEEREASAAGNGPVNATINAIHAIIKDEIDLDEFSIQAMHGGSEDVSKVNMRVKHNGQSYYGFGYSTDIVNASVHAYVDALNKIY; translated from the coding sequence ATGGATAAAAATCGTGTATACGTCTTTGATACCACGCTGCGCGATGGTGAACAGGTGCCTGGCTGCCAGCTGACAACTGTAGAAAAAATTGAAGTCGCGAAGAAGCTGGAAGCGCTTGGTGTGGATATCATCGAGGCTGGGTTTCCAATCTCCAGCCCTGGCGATTTCCAGAGTGTGGTGGAAATTTCCAAAGCAATTTCTGAACCTGTTATATGTGCGCTGACACGTGCCAATACAAAGGATATCGATGCTGCTGCTGAGGCGCTGCGTTTTGCAAAACGTGGTCGTATTCACACCGGTATTGGTTCTTCCGATATGCATATCAAATATAAATTCAACAGCACCCGTGATGAAATCCTCCAGCGTGCGGTTGATGCCGTAAAATATGCCCGTAAATTCACTGACGACGTAGAGTTTTACGCAGAAGATGCCGGCCGTGCAGATAACGAATATCTCGCCCGTATGATCGAAGCGGTAATTGCTGCAGGTGCCACCACCGTGAACATTCCTGATACCAACGGTTATTGTCTGCCTGACCAGTATGGCGCTAAAATCAAATACCTGATGGATCACGTATCCAACATTGATAAGGCGATCATCTCTGTTCACTGCCACAACGACCTCGGACTCGCTACTGCCAATACCATTGCAGGTATTCAGAATGGTGCACGTCAGGTAGAATGTACCATCAACGGTATCGGAGAACGTGCAGGTAATACTTCTCTCGAAGAAGTAGCCATGATATTGAAAACACATCACGCTTTAGGTTACCATACCAACATCAATTCAAAGGGTATCTACGAAATCTCCAACATGGTTTCTACGATGATGCGTATGCCTGTGCAGCCTAACAAGGCAATCGTGGGCCGTAATGCCTTTGCACACAGCTCCGGTATCCACCAGGATGGTGTGCTGAAACATCGTGAAAACTACGAGATCCTGAACCCTGAAGATGTAGGTATCAACTCCAATGCTATTATCCTGACAGCCCGTAGCGGCCGCCATGCGCTGAAGCATCACCTGGAGCGTCTCGGTTATAAAATTGATAAAATCAACCTGGATGAGGTTTACGAACGCTTCCTGGTGGTTGCAGATAATAAGAAAGAAATCTCTGATGCTGATTTATTACAGCTGATGGGAGATGGCGATGCCAAAGTGTATGATGATAAAGGCATTAAAGTAACCTTACTGCAGGTAGTTTGCGGCGATCCGCTGCGTCCTATGGCAACAGTAAAACTGTTAATTAACGGCGAAGAAAGAGAAGCCAGTGCCGCAGGTAATGGTCCGGTTAATGCCACCATCAACGCTATTCACGCGATTATCAAGGATGAGATAGATCTGGATGAATTCAGTATTCAGGCTATGCATGGTGGTAGTGAAGATGTGAGTAAAGTGAATATGCGTGTAAAACACAATGGTCAGTCGTACTACGGTTTCGGTTACTCTACCGATATCGTAAATGCATCTGTACATGCTTATGTAGATGCCCTGAATAAAATCTATTAG
- a CDS encoding ribonucleoside-diphosphate reductase subunit alpha, producing MFVIKRDGRKEAVKFDKITARIEKLCYGFNTEYVDAIDVAKKVIQGLYDGVTTTELDNLAAETAASLTTKHPDYALLASRIAVSNLHKNTEKSFSKTMKILYNYVDPKTGKPAPLLSDEVYEIVEKNAELLDSTIIYDRDFAFDYFGFKTLERSYLLKTDGRIQERPQHMFMRVSVGIHKEDIESAIKTYNLMSERWFTHATPTLFNSGTPKAQMSSCFLLAMQDDSIEGIYDTLKQTAKISQSAGGIGLSIHNIRATGSYISGTNGTSNGIIPMLRVFNDTARYVDQGGGKRKGAFAIYLEPWHADVFEFLDLRKNHGKEELRARDLFYALWVPDLFMKRVEQNGEWSLFCPHEAPGMHECWGEEFEALYEKYEKEGRARKTVKAQDLWFAILDAQIETGNPYILYKDAANRKSNQQNLGTIKSSNLCTEIIEYTDANEVAVCNLASLALPRFVNEGQFDHQRLFDVTYQATLNLNKIIDENYYPVEEARNSNTRHRPIGLGVQGLADAFILMRYPFESDEAKKLNSEIFETIYFAAMTASNDLAKKDGAYSTFAGSPASKGIFQFDMWNVTPSARWNWDALKASVVENGIRNSLLLAPMPTASTSQILGNNECFEPYTSNIYTRRVLSGEFVVVNKHLLKDLVELGLWDNDMKNKIIASNGSIQNINEIPANIKELYKTVWEIKQRNIIDMAADRGAFICQSQSLNLFVDTPTTGKLTSMHFHAWKKGLKTGMYYLRTQAAAQAVQFTVEKQGGQQVQPVVAKGADISIDDIPVGAVCTMEEGCVTCSA from the coding sequence ATGTTCGTAATTAAAAGAGATGGCAGAAAAGAAGCAGTGAAATTTGATAAAATCACTGCACGTATCGAAAAGCTTTGCTACGGCTTCAATACGGAATATGTAGACGCGATAGATGTAGCTAAGAAAGTGATTCAGGGATTATATGATGGCGTAACAACAACCGAACTGGATAACCTCGCTGCCGAAACAGCAGCTTCACTGACAACAAAACACCCGGACTATGCACTGCTCGCTTCACGCATCGCAGTTAGCAACCTCCATAAGAATACTGAGAAATCGTTTTCCAAAACAATGAAGATCCTCTACAACTACGTGGATCCTAAAACCGGAAAACCAGCTCCGCTCTTATCCGATGAAGTATATGAAATCGTAGAGAAAAACGCAGAGCTGCTGGATTCAACTATCATCTACGACCGCGACTTCGCATTCGATTACTTCGGCTTTAAAACGCTGGAGCGCTCTTACCTGCTGAAAACCGACGGCCGTATCCAGGAACGCCCGCAACACATGTTCATGCGTGTATCTGTAGGTATCCACAAAGAAGATATCGAATCCGCTATCAAAACATATAACCTGATGAGCGAACGTTGGTTTACACACGCTACACCAACCCTCTTCAACTCAGGTACACCTAAAGCACAGATGTCTTCCTGCTTCCTCCTCGCTATGCAGGACGACAGCATCGAAGGTATCTATGATACACTGAAACAAACTGCGAAAATTTCCCAAAGCGCCGGCGGTATCGGATTAAGCATCCACAACATCCGTGCTACGGGCTCCTATATCAGCGGCACCAACGGTACCAGCAACGGTATCATCCCAATGCTGCGCGTATTCAACGATACCGCACGCTATGTAGATCAGGGTGGTGGTAAACGTAAAGGCGCTTTCGCCATCTACCTCGAACCATGGCATGCCGACGTTTTTGAATTCCTGGACCTGCGTAAAAACCACGGTAAGGAAGAACTCCGCGCACGTGACCTGTTCTATGCCCTCTGGGTACCAGACCTGTTCATGAAACGCGTAGAGCAAAACGGCGAATGGTCCCTGTTCTGCCCGCACGAAGCACCAGGCATGCACGAATGCTGGGGTGAAGAATTCGAAGCACTTTACGAAAAATACGAGAAAGAAGGCCGCGCACGTAAAACCGTTAAAGCGCAGGACCTCTGGTTTGCCATCCTCGATGCACAAATCGAAACCGGTAACCCTTACATCCTGTACAAAGACGCCGCCAACCGCAAATCCAACCAGCAAAACCTGGGTACCATCAAAAGCTCCAACCTGTGTACCGAAATCATCGAGTATACAGATGCTAATGAAGTAGCGGTTTGTAACCTGGCTTCCCTTGCACTGCCACGTTTCGTAAACGAAGGTCAGTTCGATCACCAGCGCTTATTCGATGTAACCTACCAGGCTACACTCAACCTAAACAAGATCATCGATGAAAACTACTACCCTGTAGAAGAAGCACGCAACAGCAACACCCGCCACCGTCCTATCGGACTCGGCGTACAAGGACTTGCTGACGCATTTATCCTCATGCGCTATCCTTTCGAAAGCGACGAGGCTAAAAAACTGAACAGCGAAATATTTGAAACCATCTACTTCGCTGCCATGACCGCTTCTAACGACCTGGCTAAAAAAGATGGCGCCTACAGTACCTTCGCCGGCTCACCTGCCAGCAAAGGCATCTTCCAGTTCGATATGTGGAACGTAACACCTTCTGCACGCTGGAACTGGGACGCACTGAAAGCTTCCGTTGTTGAAAACGGTATCCGCAACTCCCTCCTGCTGGCACCAATGCCAACAGCATCCACTTCTCAGATCCTCGGTAACAACGAGTGCTTTGAACCATATACCTCCAACATCTACACCCGTCGTGTACTGAGTGGTGAGTTCGTAGTGGTAAACAAACACCTGCTGAAAGATCTGGTGGAACTGGGCCTCTGGGATAACGATATGAAAAATAAAATCATTGCCTCCAATGGTTCTATTCAAAATATCAATGAAATCCCTGCGAATATCAAAGAACTCTACAAAACAGTTTGGGAAATCAAACAACGTAATATCATTGATATGGCGGCAGACCGCGGCGCGTTCATCTGCCAGTCCCAATCACTGAACCTGTTCGTAGATACACCAACCACCGGTAAACTCACCTCTATGCACTTCCACGCATGGAAAAAAGGCCTGAAAACCGGTATGTACTACCTGCGCACACAAGCCGCTGCACAAGCCGTACAGTTTACCGTTGAAAAACAAGGTGGACAACAAGTACAGCCTGTTGTTGCAAAAGGCGCAGATATCTCCATCGACGACATCCCGGTAGGTGCTGTTTGTACAATGGAAGAAGGTTGCGTTACCTGCTCCGCTTAA